One window of the Shimwellia blattae DSM 4481 = NBRC 105725 genome contains the following:
- the emrD gene encoding multidrug efflux MFS transporter EmrD, with the protein MQNTKAKQNRHIMLMLILLVAVGQMTQTIYIPALAGMAHDLNVREGSVQGVMAAYLLTYGVSQLIYGPLSDRVGRRPVILVGMLIFIVATLVALMSRQLPLLIAASALQGTGTGVAGVMCRTMPRDLYEGGELRHANSILNMGILVSPLLAPLIGGVLETIWNWRACYAFLLALCLVVTWNIWRHMPETRPQQSERPGMLASYRKLLGSLSFDCYLLMLMGGLAGIAVFESSSGVLLGAVLGLPSVVVSILFILPIPAAFFGAWVAGRRNSQFSTLMWQSVSCCLLAGLLMWLPAWFDTMNVWTLLVPAALFFFGAGMLFPLATSGAMEPFPVLAGTAGALVGGLQNIASGTLAWFSAMLPQTSQNSSGMLMTAMGLLIVCCWLALAQRARHHHQPV; encoded by the coding sequence ATGCAAAACACTAAAGCGAAACAGAACCGGCATATTATGCTGATGTTGATTCTGCTGGTTGCCGTCGGGCAAATGACGCAAACCATCTATATTCCGGCCCTGGCCGGTATGGCGCACGACCTTAACGTGCGCGAAGGGTCGGTGCAGGGCGTGATGGCGGCGTATCTGCTCACCTATGGTGTTTCCCAGCTAATTTATGGCCCCCTGTCGGACCGGGTGGGCCGCCGCCCGGTTATCCTGGTGGGGATGCTGATTTTTATCGTCGCCACCCTGGTGGCGCTGATGTCCCGCCAGCTACCACTGCTGATTGCCGCCAGTGCGCTACAGGGGACCGGGACCGGGGTCGCTGGTGTCATGTGCCGGACCATGCCCCGGGATCTGTATGAGGGCGGCGAACTGCGCCACGCCAACAGTATTCTGAATATGGGGATCCTCGTCAGCCCGCTGCTGGCGCCGCTGATTGGCGGGGTGCTGGAAACCATCTGGAACTGGCGCGCCTGTTATGCCTTTTTACTGGCGCTGTGCCTGGTGGTAACCTGGAATATCTGGCGCCATATGCCGGAAACCCGCCCGCAGCAAAGCGAGCGCCCCGGGATGCTGGCCAGTTATCGCAAGTTACTGGGCTCGTTGTCCTTTGACTGCTACCTGCTGATGCTGATGGGCGGTCTGGCGGGGATTGCGGTGTTTGAATCCAGCTCCGGCGTGCTGCTGGGGGCGGTTCTGGGGCTGCCCAGTGTGGTGGTCAGTATTCTGTTTATTTTGCCGATCCCGGCCGCCTTCTTCGGGGCATGGGTCGCCGGGCGCCGGAACAGCCAGTTTTCCACCCTGATGTGGCAGTCGGTCTCCTGCTGCCTGCTGGCCGGGCTGCTGATGTGGCTGCCCGCCTGGTTTGACACCATGAATGTCTGGACACTGCTGGTGCCCGCGGCGCTGTTCTTCTTCGGGGCGGGGATGCTGTTCCCCCTGGCAACCAGCGGCGCAATGGAGCCGTTCCCGGTGCTGGCCGGTACTGCCGGGGCACTGGTGGGCGGCCTGCAGAATATCGCCTCCGGCACCCTGGCCTGGTTTTCCGCCATGTTGCCGCAAACCAGCCAGAACAGCAGCGGGATGCTGATGACCGCCATGGGGCTGCTGATTGTGTGCTGCTGGCTGGCGCTGGCCCAGCGGGCGCGCCATCATCACCAGCCGGTTTAA
- a CDS encoding putative transporter encodes MSEVALTVSVLALVAIVGLWIGSIKLRGVGFGVGGVLFGGILVGHYAEQFGIALNGGMLHFIQEFGLILFVYTIGIQVGPGFFSSLRVSGLRLNLFAILIVVLGGLVTALLHKLFNIPLPVALGIFSGAVTNTPALGAGQQILTDLGTAASDVNQMGMSYAMAYPFGICGILLSMWGLRLALRINVDQEARAFDTENAVSQATLQTVNIRVENPNLDKLAIQDVPVLNNDRIICSRLKRDELLMVPSPTTLIQPGDLLHLVGQEKDLHEAQLVIGKPVETSLSTRGTDLRVARVVVTNEKVLGKKVRELNFKQRYDVVISRLNRAGVELVAGSSATLQFGDILVLVGRPAAIEAVSAEVGNAQQKLQQVQMLPVFIGIWLGVLLGSVPLFIPGFPVALRLGLAGGPLIMALILGRIGSIGTLYWFMPPSANLALRELGIVLFLAVVGLKSGGDFVDTLVSGDGVSWMLYGIAITLIPLLVVGFVARLVARMNYLTICGMLAGSMTDPPALAFANSLHGTSGAAALSYATVYPLVMFLRIITPQLLVVLFWGLG; translated from the coding sequence ATGAGCGAGGTTGCGCTGACAGTCAGTGTATTGGCACTGGTCGCCATTGTGGGGCTATGGATCGGCAGCATTAAGCTGCGCGGTGTGGGGTTTGGCGTTGGCGGGGTACTGTTTGGCGGTATTCTGGTCGGCCACTATGCAGAGCAGTTCGGTATCGCCCTTAACGGCGGAATGCTGCACTTTATTCAGGAATTCGGGCTGATTCTGTTTGTCTATACCATCGGTATTCAGGTGGGGCCGGGGTTCTTCTCTTCGCTGCGGGTTTCTGGCCTGCGGCTGAATCTGTTTGCCATTCTGATTGTGGTGCTGGGTGGGCTGGTTACGGCCCTGCTGCACAAGCTGTTTAATATTCCGCTGCCTGTGGCGCTGGGGATCTTCTCCGGTGCGGTCACCAATACACCCGCACTGGGGGCCGGCCAGCAAATTCTTACCGATCTGGGCACCGCTGCATCAGACGTCAACCAGATGGGCATGAGCTATGCCATGGCGTACCCCTTCGGGATCTGCGGCATTCTGCTGAGTATGTGGGGGCTGCGCCTGGCGCTGCGTATCAATGTTGACCAGGAAGCGCGCGCCTTCGATACCGAAAATGCCGTCAGCCAGGCCACGCTGCAAACGGTCAATATCCGGGTAGAAAACCCCAATCTTGATAAGCTCGCCATCCAGGATGTGCCGGTACTGAATAACGACCGGATTATCTGCTCACGCCTGAAACGCGACGAATTGCTGATGGTCCCTTCCCCCACAACGCTGATTCAGCCCGGGGATCTGCTGCATCTGGTGGGCCAGGAAAAGGATTTGCATGAAGCGCAACTGGTTATCGGCAAGCCGGTTGAGACATCGTTATCCACCCGGGGCACGGATCTGCGGGTTGCCCGGGTGGTGGTGACCAATGAGAAGGTACTGGGGAAAAAGGTCCGCGAGCTTAATTTTAAGCAGCGCTACGATGTGGTTATCTCGCGGCTGAACCGCGCCGGGGTGGAGCTGGTGGCAGGCAGTAGCGCCACGTTACAGTTCGGGGATATCCTGGTGCTGGTCGGGCGCCCGGCGGCCATTGAGGCGGTCTCTGCCGAAGTGGGCAACGCACAGCAAAAGCTGCAGCAGGTTCAGATGCTGCCGGTGTTTATCGGTATCTGGCTTGGGGTGCTGTTGGGCTCTGTACCGCTGTTTATTCCCGGTTTTCCGGTGGCGCTGCGTCTGGGGCTGGCGGGCGGGCCTTTGATTATGGCGCTGATCCTCGGGCGTATCGGCAGTATCGGCACTCTCTACTGGTTTATGCCACCCAGCGCCAACCTGGCCCTGCGGGAGCTGGGGATTGTTCTGTTCCTGGCGGTGGTGGGGCTGAAATCCGGCGGGGACTTTGTCGATACTCTGGTCTCGGGGGACGGGGTAAGCTGGATGCTGTACGGTATCGCCATCACCCTGATTCCGCTGCTGGTGGTCGGGTTTGTAGCACGCCTGGTGGCGCGGATGAACTACCTGACTATCTGCGGGATGCTGGCCGGTTCGATGACTGATCCCCCGGCGCTGGCATTCGCCAACAGCCTGCACGGCACCAGCGGTGCGGCGGCGCTCTCTTACGCGACGGTATACCCGCTGGTGATGTTTTTGCGGATCATTACGCCCCAGTTGCTGGTGGTGCTGTTCTGGGGGCTGGGATAA
- a CDS encoding DUF202 domain-containing protein, which translates to MADNRRQRRIADPGLQPERTSLAWFRTLLGYGALLLLALRHQGQIAGTVYWITLAITSLAGFVIYGYARQRNLMDIELSDFVNRAAMGARLSIVLAVLALAVLFSAAHARWILQYLQEM; encoded by the coding sequence ATGGCGGATAATCGCCGCCAGCGGCGCATTGCCGATCCCGGGCTACAGCCGGAGCGCACCTCCCTTGCCTGGTTTCGTACCCTGCTGGGTTACGGGGCGCTGCTGTTACTGGCCCTGCGCCATCAGGGGCAAATCGCCGGCACTGTTTACTGGATCACACTGGCTATTACATCACTGGCGGGATTTGTGATCTACGGCTACGCACGCCAGCGCAATCTTATGGATATTGAGCTCAGCGATTTTGTTAACCGCGCGGCGATGGGGGCACGTCTGAGTATTGTACTGGCGGTGCTGGCGCTGGCGGTGTTGTTTTCCGCCGCCCACGCCCGGTGGATACTTCAATATCTACAGGAGATGTAA
- a CDS encoding YidH family protein: MANKSKLPGDAPDYRFSLANERTFLAWVRTSLGVLAAGVGLDQLAPNLATPLVREIIAMALCLFAGCLAIFAYLRWLMTEKSMRLKQDLPYTPVLLLLSIMMALVAGAVLVMVLYGG, from the coding sequence ATGGCAAACAAAAGTAAACTGCCGGGCGATGCGCCGGACTACCGTTTTTCACTGGCGAATGAGCGCACCTTTCTTGCCTGGGTGCGCACGTCACTTGGCGTGCTGGCCGCCGGGGTCGGGCTGGATCAACTGGCCCCAAACCTGGCAACCCCGCTGGTGCGCGAGATCATCGCCATGGCGCTGTGCCTGTTTGCCGGTTGTCTGGCGATTTTTGCGTATCTGCGCTGGCTGATGACCGAGAAATCCATGCGCCTGAAACAGGATCTGCCCTATACCCCGGTGTTGCTGCTGCTAAGCATTATGATGGCGCTGGTGGCGGGGGCTGTGCTGGTGATGGTGCTGTATGGCGGATAA
- a CDS encoding cupin domain-containing protein, with translation MKIIRSGSQPSRPGPAAWFTGTVRIDAPFQATPPATVGGASVTFEPGARTAWHTHPLGQTLIVTQGRGWLQEWGQEKQEINQGDIVWIPEGVKHWHGACRETAMTHIAIAESLNGSPVDWLEQVTDSQYHG, from the coding sequence ATGAAAATTATACGTAGCGGCTCACAGCCTTCCCGGCCGGGCCCGGCAGCGTGGTTTACCGGAACAGTGCGTATTGATGCCCCTTTTCAGGCCACACCGCCTGCCACCGTTGGCGGGGCGAGCGTCACCTTTGAGCCCGGCGCCCGTACCGCCTGGCATACCCATCCGCTGGGGCAGACACTTATTGTGACCCAGGGGCGCGGCTGGCTACAGGAGTGGGGCCAGGAAAAGCAGGAAATTAACCAGGGTGATATTGTCTGGATCCCGGAGGGGGTGAAGCACTGGCACGGGGCCTGTCGCGAAACAGCCATGACCCATATCGCCATTGCCGAGTCGCTCAACGGCAGCCCGGTAGACTGGCTGGAGCAGGTCACAGACAGCCAGTATCACGGCTGA
- a CDS encoding radical SAM protein, which translates to MLGRLFTAITPKPFGLSPYRRVDSARQSPVALMDNHTLENYLRQQIDASPEEDVTFDWLCGEPSGEKLLFFRDVVAMQARLAGGKRIHNALLIDGYLPDEGWVQFLSHHQWLVELPVCGPQEWHDLARTRRGLAPDHAVIMDTLGRLRQWQVSLRLLVEVNQDNCQHPRGLYEWLRQTGVPFIQFAPRAGSGMPDGLDASRWGHFLNTVFQCWVHRDIGKIFIQQFDAVLGAWCGLKSAPGMTPACQHCEMGWLCHAQPTEPEVKCTLCRGYLDFFTYSAPFMRVMRDLIAQRRSPMELMLLLETGQKKAPQGE; encoded by the coding sequence ATGCTGGGTCGTCTGTTTACGGCAATCACCCCTAAGCCTTTTGGGCTCTCCCCGTATCGTCGTGTCGATAGCGCCCGTCAGTCTCCTGTTGCGTTAATGGATAACCACACCCTGGAGAATTATCTGCGCCAGCAGATAGACGCCAGCCCTGAAGAGGATGTGACCTTTGACTGGCTGTGTGGTGAGCCCTCCGGTGAAAAACTGCTGTTTTTCCGTGATGTTGTCGCAATGCAGGCACGCCTGGCTGGCGGCAAGCGGATCCACAACGCCCTGCTGATTGACGGCTATCTGCCTGATGAGGGCTGGGTGCAGTTTCTCAGCCACCACCAGTGGCTGGTGGAGCTGCCGGTTTGTGGCCCCCAGGAGTGGCATGATCTGGCGCGCACCCGGCGGGGGCTGGCCCCGGATCATGCGGTAATTATGGATACCCTCGGGCGGCTCAGGCAGTGGCAGGTGAGCCTGCGGCTACTGGTGGAGGTGAACCAGGATAACTGCCAGCACCCGCGCGGCTTATATGAGTGGCTGCGCCAGACCGGTGTGCCCTTTATTCAGTTCGCCCCCCGGGCGGGTAGCGGTATGCCGGACGGGCTGGACGCCTCCCGCTGGGGACACTTTCTGAATACGGTTTTCCAGTGCTGGGTGCACCGCGATATCGGCAAGATATTTATTCAGCAGTTTGATGCGGTGCTGGGGGCCTGGTGCGGGCTGAAATCGGCCCCGGGGATGACCCCCGCCTGCCAGCACTGTGAGATGGGCTGGCTGTGCCACGCTCAGCCCACCGAGCCGGAGGTGAAATGCACCCTGTGCCGGGGCTACCTTGATTTCTTTACCTACTCGGCGCCGTTTATGCGCGTGATGCGCGATCTGATAGCCCAGCGCCGCTCCCCCATGGAGCTGATGCTGCTGCTGGAGACCGGCCAGAAAAAGGCGCCGCAGGGCGAGTAA
- a CDS encoding lipopolysaccharide biosynthesis protein gives MNLLRSITTIASSSVISQLIGALSIWFISHRYGMAEVGIYSLVYSIVLVGAQVCMFASQLLIPRQPDAAQLARNVVFCALQSMVVAVPWAVLTGWIFHLPVWLLYLLSFANAMVLVAENLALREGNYRFLTFQRIMVSVIVIASVLAAPGSGWFYVSWTVLLLLLIAWCIARTFDLRTVRASYFTPGNNLAFFREHRQHLFKVGSAEVLAMVNNNLPIMLVNFWFSALVAGYFSVVMRFCLSPVMIIGNAVRNSIFSKWSMDFRNHTFNYPEYKKIRLLLVVMGVVCTLGILIFYPLVMHLGFSKEWIDSIPSSRYLAPYIFPALAISPLTVVELIFGSHRYFLRIQIEQLAIVLLGFLVVPWLGHSYALALLTYSVLTLIRYMFILLQMNKRAALLSEQMVRI, from the coding sequence ATGAATTTATTACGCAGTATCACCACGATTGCCAGTTCTTCGGTGATTTCCCAGCTAATTGGCGCGTTATCTATCTGGTTTATCTCGCACCGCTACGGTATGGCGGAGGTAGGGATCTATTCACTGGTCTACAGTATTGTGCTGGTGGGGGCGCAGGTCTGTATGTTCGCCTCTCAGCTTCTGATCCCCCGCCAGCCGGATGCTGCGCAACTGGCCCGTAACGTGGTGTTTTGCGCCCTGCAGAGTATGGTGGTGGCGGTGCCCTGGGCAGTGCTGACCGGCTGGATTTTTCACCTGCCGGTGTGGCTCCTGTACCTGCTCTCCTTTGCCAATGCCATGGTGCTGGTGGCGGAGAATCTGGCGCTGCGGGAGGGAAATTACCGGTTTCTGACGTTCCAGCGCATTATGGTCTCCGTGATTGTGATTGCCTCTGTCCTGGCGGCACCCGGTAGCGGGTGGTTTTATGTGTCGTGGACTGTGCTGCTGCTGTTGCTTATCGCCTGGTGTATTGCCCGCACCTTTGATCTGCGCACCGTACGCGCCAGCTATTTCACCCCGGGCAATAATCTGGCCTTTTTCCGTGAGCATCGTCAGCACCTGTTTAAGGTCGGCAGTGCCGAAGTGCTGGCCATGGTAAACAATAACCTGCCCATTATGCTGGTGAATTTCTGGTTCTCGGCGCTGGTTGCCGGGTACTTCTCGGTAGTGATGCGTTTTTGCCTGTCGCCGGTGATGATAATCGGCAACGCGGTGCGCAACTCTATTTTCTCCAAGTGGTCGATGGATTTTCGCAACCACACGTTTAACTACCCGGAATATAAAAAGATCCGCCTGCTGCTGGTGGTGATGGGGGTGGTCTGTACCCTGGGGATACTGATTTTCTACCCGCTGGTGATGCATCTGGGCTTCAGCAAAGAGTGGATCGACTCCATCCCCTCGTCGCGTTACCTGGCACCCTATATCTTCCCGGCGCTGGCCATAAGCCCCCTGACGGTGGTTGAGCTGATTTTTGGCTCGCACCGGTATTTTCTGCGTATTCAGATAGAGCAACTGGCGATTGTGCTGCTGGGCTTCCTGGTGGTGCCCTGGCTTGGCCATAGCTATGCGCTGGCGCTGCTGACTTACTCGGTGCTGACGCTTATCCGCTATATGTTTATTTTACTGCAGATGAATAAACGGGCCGCACTGCTCAGTGAGCAGATGGTCCGGATATGA
- a CDS encoding glycosyltransferase family 4 protein, with translation MIKKITVLGTRGIPDVLGGVETHCQNLYPAIKARHPELEICVIARSPYVDYRRSEYRGVQTKAIWAPKKKSLEAIVHSLLAALSCRFDGSDVVHVHAIGPGLVVPLLRLMGKKVVFTHHGPDYDRQKWGRLARTALVLGERLAVKYASEVIVISEVINRLIQNKYRRMDAHLIYNGVNPPVTLDEQQVQQTLGQFGLVAGGYIVAVGRFVEEKGFHDLINAWRASGVTLPLVLVGDADHATPYSEKLRQQAADNGVILTGFLRGAALQAVFSRARLFVMPSYHEGLPIALLEAMSWSLPVVVSDIPANLEVGLDPQVYFPTGHVDSLAEQLTRWSQAGHVDYSRYLQRYDWDTIAARTLQVYQQTQS, from the coding sequence ATGATTAAAAAGATTACCGTACTGGGCACCCGGGGGATCCCGGATGTGCTGGGCGGGGTGGAGACGCACTGCCAGAACCTGTATCCGGCTATCAAGGCCCGGCATCCTGAGCTGGAGATTTGCGTGATTGCCCGCTCACCGTATGTCGATTACCGGCGCAGCGAATACCGTGGGGTACAGACCAAAGCTATCTGGGCGCCGAAGAAAAAATCCCTGGAGGCCATCGTCCACTCGCTGCTGGCGGCCCTCTCCTGCCGCTTTGACGGCTCTGATGTGGTCCACGTTCACGCGATTGGTCCCGGGCTGGTGGTGCCCCTGCTGCGGCTGATGGGGAAAAAAGTGGTGTTTACCCACCACGGCCCGGACTATGACCGCCAGAAATGGGGGCGGCTGGCCCGTACCGCTCTGGTGCTGGGTGAGCGCCTGGCAGTAAAATACGCCAGCGAAGTGATTGTTATCTCTGAGGTGATTAACCGTCTTATCCAGAACAAATACCGGCGTATGGATGCCCACCTTATCTACAACGGGGTGAACCCGCCGGTCACGCTGGATGAGCAACAGGTGCAGCAGACCCTGGGGCAGTTCGGCCTGGTGGCGGGCGGGTATATCGTCGCCGTGGGGCGTTTTGTGGAAGAGAAAGGCTTTCACGATCTGATCAACGCCTGGCGGGCATCCGGCGTGACGCTGCCTCTGGTGCTGGTGGGGGATGCGGACCACGCCACCCCCTATAGTGAGAAACTGCGCCAGCAGGCGGCCGATAACGGGGTGATCCTCACCGGCTTTTTGCGCGGTGCGGCGCTTCAGGCGGTGTTCTCCCGGGCGCGTTTATTTGTGATGCCCTCTTACCACGAAGGGCTGCCCATCGCCCTGCTGGAGGCCATGTCCTGGTCACTGCCGGTGGTGGTCAGTGATATTCCGGCGAATCTGGAGGTCGGGCTCGATCCTCAGGTGTATTTCCCCACCGGCCACGTGGATAGCCTGGCAGAGCAGCTGACCCGCTGGAGCCAGGCAGGCCATGTGGATTACAGCCGTTATCTGCAGCGTTATGACTGGGATACCATTGCCGCCAGGACGCTGCAGGTCTATCAACAAACCCAATCATAG
- the ibpB gene encoding small heat shock chaperone IbpB: MRNYDVSPLLRQWIGFDKLASALQNAPETQGFPPYNIEKSDDNHYRITLALAGFSQQDIEINLEGTRLSIKGTPKTPENEPKWLHQGLVMQPFSLSFTLADHMQVTGATFTNGLLHIDTERQVPETAGPTRIAISERPALNS, translated from the coding sequence ATGCGTAACTATGATGTCTCCCCCTTATTACGTCAGTGGATTGGCTTTGATAAATTAGCCAGTGCGCTGCAAAATGCCCCGGAAACCCAGGGTTTCCCGCCTTATAACATTGAAAAGAGCGACGATAACCACTATCGCATTACGCTCGCCCTGGCCGGGTTCAGCCAGCAGGATATTGAAATTAACCTTGAAGGTACGCGCCTGAGTATCAAAGGCACGCCGAAAACCCCGGAAAATGAGCCGAAATGGCTGCATCAGGGGTTGGTTATGCAGCCGTTCAGCCTGAGCTTTACCCTGGCTGATCATATGCAGGTAACCGGGGCCACCTTCACCAACGGCCTGCTGCATATTGATACCGAGCGTCAGGTGCCGGAAACCGCCGGTCCGACCCGTATCGCCATCAGCGAACGCCCGGCGCTGAATAGTTAA
- a CDS encoding LysR family transcriptional regulator — protein MLKDNVNDLISFSMVARERSFTRAAAQLGVSPSALSHAMRGLEERLGVRLLTRTTRSVSLTDAGERLLSQIAPSLSDLEVALNGLGDLRDKPAGSIRITAGEHALAFALWPAMKPFLARYPDIRLEITTDDGLTDIVSARFDAGIRLGEQVAKDMIAVPVSPPMRMAVVGSPAYLARTGIPQTPRALQQHNCINLRLPTLGGLYAWEFSQNGHSIRVRVDGQLVINSLVQRCDAALAGLGLAYVPEDVVQPDLDAGRLVRVLAEWCEPFPGYYLYYPSRKQHTAAFSLFIDAVRWHATPRR, from the coding sequence ATGTTGAAAGATAACGTTAATGATCTTATCTCTTTCAGTATGGTGGCCCGGGAGCGCAGTTTTACCCGGGCGGCAGCGCAGCTGGGGGTTTCCCCCTCGGCCCTGAGCCACGCCATGCGCGGGCTGGAAGAGCGCCTGGGGGTGCGCCTGCTCACCCGTACCACGCGCAGCGTCTCTCTGACGGATGCAGGGGAGCGGTTGCTCAGCCAGATAGCGCCGTCACTCAGTGATCTGGAGGTGGCCCTTAACGGGCTGGGTGATCTGCGCGACAAACCTGCCGGGAGTATCCGCATTACCGCCGGGGAGCACGCGCTGGCCTTTGCCTTGTGGCCGGCAATGAAACCCTTTCTGGCCCGATACCCGGACATCCGACTGGAGATCACCACCGATGACGGTCTGACTGACATTGTCAGTGCCCGGTTTGACGCGGGGATCCGCCTGGGTGAGCAGGTCGCGAAAGATATGATTGCCGTACCGGTTAGCCCGCCGATGCGTATGGCCGTGGTAGGCTCCCCGGCATACCTGGCCCGGACGGGAATCCCGCAAACGCCCCGGGCGCTGCAACAGCATAACTGTATTAATCTGCGCCTGCCCACCCTCGGCGGGCTGTACGCCTGGGAGTTCAGCCAGAACGGGCACAGCATCCGGGTACGGGTGGACGGGCAGCTGGTCATCAACAGTCTGGTACAGCGGTGTGATGCGGCCCTTGCCGGGCTGGGGCTGGCCTATGTACCGGAAGATGTCGTGCAGCCGGATCTGGACGCCGGGCGGCTGGTGCGGGTGCTGGCTGAGTGGTGTGAGCCTTTCCCGGGGTATTATCTGTATTATCCCAGCCGTAAGCAGCATACTGCTGCATTTTCCCTGTTTATTGACGCCGTACGCTGGCACGCGACCCCCCGGAGATAA